The following proteins come from a genomic window of Dreissena polymorpha isolate Duluth1 chromosome 1, UMN_Dpol_1.0, whole genome shotgun sequence:
- the LOC127868151 gene encoding uncharacterized protein LOC127868151: MSDNRSPDLSFENEADGLMADSSASLLDISLRLHDFGRFTPVPTIIRHQCEQAQPEMISVGTQTDDTRVPRSISTQTSTETSTVGIQVDRPSFTFGDIRDDDSKVLFHTGIPNAGTFE; this comes from the exons ATGTCAGATAACCGTTCACCAGACTTGAGTTTCGAGAACGAGGCAGATGGTTTGATGGCTGACAGCAGTGCATCACTACTAGACATATCTCTAAga ctccATGACTTTGGAAGGTTTACACCAGTACCCACCATAATCCGTCATCAGTGTGAACAAGCGCAACCGGAGATGATTTCTGTGGGTACTCAAACCGACGATACGAGAGTTCCCAGAAGTATATCAACCCAGACTTCTACTGAAACGTCGACAGTTGGGATACAAGTGGATCGGCCTAGCTTCACCTTTGGGGATATAAGGGATGATGACAGTAAGGTGTTGTTCCACACTGGTATCCCAAATGCTGGAACTTTTGAATGA